The DNA region GGATGAACTGATCTGTTGGTCCTAGCTAGGTTTAATACAAATATGCTATTAAGACTTAAAAATAGGAACTTCAGGGCATGAAGTTGGTACAGTGCTATATATAGATAAAAGTTTGACAGACAGACATGGATGATAGGAAAGCCATTGCGGGAAAGGACTTTTTTCAGTACATATCCCCGTGCGGAAACTGTAGGGCAGAGTTCAGGCTATAACATCTCTCATCATAGCCAAGGAATGAGTTCAGTTCTGCGTGGAGTTGACAAGTATCTTCCTGTAAAAGAAACACAAGTTGTTGATATATTCTTATTACATATGAAataacttgcaaaaaaaaaaaacactgcttGTTATTGGTGCTATTTATCACCTCTGGCTCGTTGTAAATGATATTAGAAGCCGTCCGGGTACCATATTCACCTTCTTCAAAGGTTTGGGGACGATTATACTCAGTTGAGTTTTGATTTTCACAATGATCAGAAGTCACATTGAAGCTTGCTTCACCTTCTTCATATGTTGGCATGATCGCATCTGGATCTTTCTCCAGTTTGCAGAGAACGAATTCCCTCTACGccaaaaagaaacaagatcACGTGTAAAAACAGGCGGAAAGAGCACTTCAAGTCTTACCAGTGATCATTTTAGTTAGCTgatattcaaaaccaaaattctcaCCTCAAGTGCCAAGGAGTACAGTTGGTGATCGACTGTTCTGATCCCAATCCTTtcgttaattttatttctattacaCCCTCGAATTCAAGTCTCTTTCTTGGACAAAAGAGACAAAAGAAAAGACTACAAAACAACTTAAGAAGTGCAGCAATGGTACCTGGTTAGGGAAGCTCGGTGCAGCTTCGAAATCAGAGATCGAGACCATATGGTGATTTGGTTCACCTTTGCTGGTCTTCACATctggttttttcttcaatttacagAGAACATACCCCCCCTGCACATATTGAAACAGAGAACCTTGATTCATTGAGTGAATTCTTAGTACATAAGAGAATGCGCCAGTAAAatctaatttctaaaaaaacacgGGGCGCCTACATCACCAGATATTCAAAGTAAAATCGAACGAACAGAACTTAAGAACCAAAAATCACCGACTAAAATCTTCATACACAACAGAGTATATGACCATTGCTTACagcttgaaataataaaaaggtatgATAATTGAGCAAAAAGATAAGGACCAGATTAACATCCAAGTTTCCAATTTCATAGAAATGATGGCCATAAGTTACTTGGGCTATTTTCTCCTTCCATGTAAGAACATTGcaacaaattaattcaaatcaatgTTTCTGCAAAAGACCCTACACTAGtacagaaaaattaaataaaaagggacAAAATTCTTTAAGCATTTACCTGTTTAGAGAGGCTTAAATCAGAGAAATATTCGTATTCGTGGATGATCCATCCAGTCCTTATTGGTTTAGGACTAGCCTTTGTATAGAAAACCAAAGTCTTCCTTGTACCAATCACCTTCTTGGTACccataaatcttattttaagattttttccgGTTGGTTTCCAAAACCCGAGCTTTGTTCTCCGGTTATAACGTCCGCTGTTTAAATACTTAAAATCGCGAGGGCAAAAGAAGTACCATACCGCGTCCTTTGACTTTATGTTTGATTTATCTACACATAATAATGACTGCGTTAATCCAATATCATGATAGAAACAATAAACGCATAACAGGATAAAAAGGGACGTCTAATTATTAATTACCAGGCAACTCCGAGGGTTCATGCTTGCAAACATGAACCACCGGCATGATTGACAGGTCTTCCACGTCTTCACCCAGTATCTTTGGCTTCAAATAATTACAAACTAACTCTTCATTGGTTGGATGAAATCTATATCCAACTTCTGGTATGGATGGATTTGGGTTTGGTGAACTGTTCATAGctaacaaaaacaaagcaaaatgaCAGTTAGAGAACGATTTGCAGGAGGAGCAAATGATTAGTGTGTGTTGTAGCGCACTGAGCAAAAGCCGACTCACCTGATGGGAAATTGTAATTCATTCCTCTTCCTAAAAGAGACTTGAAACTGgaagaaaagaggaagaaaactaGCAGCTACAGGTAAGGGACTGTTTTGTGCGTGCGTGTGTGCTCGTGTGTGTTtcgggagggagggagggagggagggagggagagctTGTTTGTGAGAGGGGAATGCTTGGGCTCAATGAAAGAATATAGAGGCGCTAGAGATTCTGTAGTCAACAGAGAGTCTAAAATGACACTCCAGCTGAAGTTGCAGTCTAAAATAGTAAATAGGGAGGCCACCGTGGCTCACTTCACCTTCGCTGAGAAGCAGTTGAGGTCTAACTGGCTTCCCAGTTGTTTTGGGCCGGGCCCACTTTATAACTCTCTCGAATTCTCTCTACAATCCTCTCGAATATTCGCTTGATGGTGTCTCCCAGGTCCCT from Populus alba chromosome 14, ASM523922v2, whole genome shotgun sequence includes:
- the LOC118041165 gene encoding NAC domain-containing protein 91 isoform X1 is translated as MNYNFPSAMNSSPNPNPSIPEVGYRFHPTNEELVCNYLKPKILGEDVEDLSIMPVVHVCKHEPSELPDKSNIKSKDAVWYFFCPRDFKYLNSGRYNRRTKLGFWKPTGKNLKIRFMGTKKVIGTRKTLVFYTKASPKPIRTGWIIHEYEYFSDLSLSKQGGYVLCKLKKKPDVKTSKGEPNHHMVSISDFEAAPSFPNQREFVLCKLEKDPDAIMPTYEEGEASFNVTSDHCENQNSTEYNRPQTFEEGEYGTRTASNIIYNEPEEDTCQLHAELNSFLGYDERCYSLNSALQFPHGDMCSFPSQNL
- the LOC118041165 gene encoding NAC domain-containing protein 71 isoform X2; this translates as MNYNFPSAMNSSPNPNPSIPEVGYRFHPTNEELVCNYLKPKILGEDVEDLSIMPVVHVCKHEPSELPDKSNIKSKDAVWYFFCPRDFKYLNSGRYNRRTKLGFWKPTGKNLKIRFMGTKKVIGTRKTLVFYTKASPKPIRTGWIIHEYEYFSDLSLSKQGGYVLCKLKKKPDVKTSKGEPNHHMVSISDFEAAPSFPNQREFVLCKLEKDPDAIMPTYEEGEASFNVTSDHCENQNSTEYNRPQTFEEGEYGTRTASNIIYNEPEEDTCQLHAELNSFLGYDERCYSLNSALQFPHGDMY